The genomic segment CCGTTTGCATCGAAAAGGAAAAACTCTTCCTTCTCAGCGGTGACGGAAATTTGTATTGTGTGAATAAACTAAACGGTTCATTGCTCTGGAGATTCAAAACCTTCACCGGCTACATCGGCGATAGAAAGTATGACTTTGCCGATTATTATGCCTCCTCCCCACTCCTTTATGAAAAAGCAATTTATTTCGGTTGCAGTGATGGAAGAATCTATGCACTCAATACAGAAAACGGAACACTCCTCTGGAGTTACGAGACAGGCGACATCGTGCATACAAAACCTGCAATCTCTCAAGGGAAACTCTTCGCCGGCTCGTTCGATGGAAATGTTTATGCGCTCAATATCAATACAGGCGCTTTAGTCTGGAAATTTAAATCAGTCGGGCATCGTTACTTCCCAACGGGGGAAGTAACAGGAAATCCGGCAGTAACAAACAATCTTGTGTTGATTGGCGCAAGAGATTATCACGTGTACGCCATCGAACAAAACGGCGGCTATTGCTATTGGACAAAACAATTTCCAAAAGGCTGGGCGTTGCCAATCACTGTGCTTGATACAGTTGCCTACATCGGCACATCGGATGATAGAGAACTTGTAGCAGTTGATGCTCGCACCGGAGAAACAATCTGGAAAGCGAATGCAAAGTTTAATATCTTCGGTGGTTGCTCATTTACTGCCACGATGGGATACTTCGGAACATTATCGGGAAACCTCTTCGGGTTTGATTTGAAGTCCGGCGCTGTAAAATGGAATTTCACCGTTGACGGCTATTCCAAGAACCATCTCAACTACCTCAAGGATGATGACACGTATCGGGATGATATCGGCTCAATCCTAACATCAAACGATGCAGTATTGACTATGTATAATGATTTGGGGGCAATCTTTTCCACCCCTGCTGTTACAGAAGATAAACTTGTTATCACAAGTAGTGATGGGAATGTGTATTGTTTGAGAAAATAGAATAAGCAAACTACTGTTTACTTTCATACTCCTCCCGTTGCTCACCCCCGCCTGTTTGTGGTAGAATAGGTATAACGAGACAGGAATCTACATCCCCCTTTGTCCCCCTTCTAAGGGGGAATTGTGATGTTATAAAGCTATCACGATTTGGTCCATAGCTGCAGTTTGAACTCCACTACTCGAAAACTCCAGCACTCCTCTTCTCCTGACATCTTTTCTTCTCAACTTCTAACATACTCAACTACTCTTCAGCAAATCTTTGTTCCTTATGAAACTTTCCCGTAATTTTGCAAAACATTTTTTACAACTAACCTCAAATTGACATGGAAAAACTTAAAAAACGCTCTTGGGCGGAACCCTTCAAAATAAAAGCAGTTGAACTTTTAAAAATGACTTCACGGGAAGACCGTCAACGGGCTCTCGAAGAAGCCGGGTACAACACATTCCTCCTCAAATCTGAAGACGTCTATATTGACTTGCTGACCGACAGCGGAACGAACGCTATGAGCGACGTTCAATGGGCTGGACTCATGGTCGGTGATGAAGCGTATGCAGGAA from the Ignavibacteriota bacterium genome contains:
- a CDS encoding PQQ-binding-like beta-propeller repeat protein codes for the protein MSKQLSFFLVILAFIMSGRSVSQTNSFPDFETQPTLSWKYPTNSPIIGSPVINEQTVYVGNTDGTLYALNLNDGKEVWKFPTYGPIRSTVCIEKEKLFLLSGDGNLYCVNKLNGSLLWRFKTFTGYIGDRKYDFADYYASSPLLYEKAIYFGCSDGRIYALNTENGTLLWSYETGDIVHTKPAISQGKLFAGSFDGNVYALNINTGALVWKFKSVGHRYFPTGEVTGNPAVTNNLVLIGARDYHVYAIEQNGGYCYWTKQFPKGWALPITVLDTVAYIGTSDDRELVAVDARTGETIWKANAKFNIFGGCSFTATMGYFGTLSGNLFGFDLKSGAVKWNFTVDGYSKNHLNYLKDDDTYRDDIGSILTSNDAVLTMYNDLGAIFSTPAVTEDKLVITSSDGNVYCLRK